The Mytilus galloprovincialis chromosome 2, xbMytGall1.hap1.1, whole genome shotgun sequence genome has a window encoding:
- the LOC143064675 gene encoding carbohydrate sulfotransferase 11-like: MQRKCDKFEKKRRSVHALPKHVLGRIIVSDKYRFLMCLIPKVSSTSWRRIFLQLSGKFTDKRLQKLTNRAVFYRMYKHYKTLLHYNNKGIDFRLNNYTKVVFVRNPFERILSAYRSKFVNSNQFHKTYGTQIISKFRPNATKREKKRGDNVTFLEFLKYITVTKNHNFHWATFWNVCAPCTINYDYIGMFENLKTESADFLQHIGAKGVKFPRRALFYKKGKTTTKVTKKYYSHIPPKYLAAIRRIYKKDFTLFAFPSSAINNLTSKYT; the protein is encoded by the coding sequence ATGCAAAGAAAATGTGACAAATTCGAGAAAAAACGAAGATCGGTACATGCTTTACCTAAGCACGTCTTAGGTCGTATCATTGTGAGCGATAAGTATCGTTTCTTGATGTGCTTGATTCCAAAAGTATCGTCTACATCATGGAGAAGGATATTTTTACAATTATCGGGAAAATTTACAGACAAAAGATTACAAAAACTAACCAATCGTGCCGTGTTTTATAGAATgtataaacattataaaacattGCTACATTACAACAATAAAGGAATCGATTTTCgattaaacaattatacaaaagtAGTTTTTGTTCGCAACCCGTTTGAACGAATATTATCAGCATACAGAAGTAAATTCGTGAACAGTAATCAATTCCATAAAACTTATGGTAcccaaattatatcaaaatttagaCCCAATGCTACAAAGCGTGAGAAGAAAAGAGGAGACAATGTTACTTTCTTGgaatttctaaaatatataacTGTGACTAAGAATCACAATTTTCACTGGGCAACATTCTGGAATGTATGCGCTCCGTGTACGATCAATTACGATTATATAGGGATGTTCGAAAACTTAAAAACGGAGTCTGCTGATTTTCTCCAACATATCGGCGCCAAAGGAGTTAAATTTCCAAGACGAGCTTTGTTCTATAAAAAAGGCAAGACAACAACAAAGGTTACAAAGAAATATTACTCCCATATACCACCAAAATATTTAGCAGCTATACGAAGAATTTACAAAAAAGATTTTACTTTATTTGCATTTCCGAGTTCGGCCATTAATAATTTAACAAGTAAATACACTTAA